One window from the genome of [Clostridium] celerecrescens 18A encodes:
- the flgB gene encoding flagellar basal body rod protein FlgB produces MAEKTLDYLWSKQQVTLNNIANGETPGYKARYVTFEDEFRKRLLAGREGTSKDIGEAIGSSRHYIHETRDESARMDGNNVNTDVENVELARTTLQYQYQLSALNSEISRLRTVIKG; encoded by the coding sequence ATGGCTGAGAAAACTTTGGATTATCTGTGGTCAAAGCAGCAGGTAACGTTGAATAATATTGCTAATGGAGAAACCCCAGGCTATAAGGCCCGTTATGTTACATTTGAGGACGAATTCCGCAAACGTTTGCTGGCTGGAAGAGAGGGGACGTCAAAAGACATCGGGGAGGCCATAGGCAGTTCCAGACATTATATCCATGAAACAAGGGATGAATCAGCAAGAATGGACGGTAATAATGTCAACACGGATGTGGAGAATGTGGAACTGGCGAGGACAACGCTTCAGTATCAGTATCAGCTGAGCGCATTGAATAGTGAAATTAGCAGACTTCGTACAGTAATTAAAGGTTAA
- a CDS encoding flagellar hook-basal body complex protein FliE encodes MEQMFIRPMIPVESIGNIGSEKKVTTGQDGGSVFRDIFNEAIQNVRTTDDDLTKQEYLLSTGQIDDAHTVPAAAAKAQLSVELLSSLRNKALEAYNEIIRISV; translated from the coding sequence ATGGAGCAGATGTTTATAAGGCCTATGATCCCAGTGGAGTCCATTGGGAATATAGGAAGCGAAAAGAAAGTGACAACCGGACAGGATGGAGGTTCGGTGTTTCGTGATATATTTAACGAAGCTATTCAGAACGTAAGAACCACAGATGATGATTTGACGAAACAGGAATACCTGCTGTCAACAGGTCAGATTGACGATGCACATACCGTGCCGGCAGCAGCGGCAAAAGCCCAGTTATCTGTAGAACTCTTATCATCTCTTAGGAATAAGGCACTGGAAGCCTACAATGAGATTATAAGAATCAGCGTTTAA
- the fliF gene encoding flagellar basal-body MS-ring/collar protein FliF, with translation MEKIKELLEKLNDKVKKAIIIGAVGVVVVVGAIVIALSMREKPYEVMFPSVSSEEAKQIIGKLQEDGIDYQYQNGDILVPTPQLDTTRAKLVSEGYPKSGFTYDVFRNNVNLMTTDSDRRRFELYDLETRIGSTIKVFDGVQEAYVTLALGEPSKYALSDDKTQEPSAQAVVVMKDGGSPTEEQAKSIQLLISRSIPGLVIDNVSVFDGNGREVTTGSDDEDINTGKAGEEITRLIEDQISAKVLNVLGPVYGNGNVRVSVKGTVNMEKLIRESIVYNTPEKIDEQDKTGLTSEESIFKEYSGSGQNASGVAGSEANADIPQYNAGGTAEENAYGSSSLTRKYLLNQIKEQGQVNPGALENLTVSVVVNGTGFGSMTIDDIRDLAGNAAGIPQADRAEKITAVAAPFYTVEVPKAPETPVEASTSGILVNQWILIAALAGVLLIALIIILAVRNRRKRNNLMEAMEISQEDVPVLPDMVELPEEEVEQEILEPEEDRGAELRQCVRDFAEQNPEISAQLLKTWLNGGGNNG, from the coding sequence ATGGAAAAGATAAAGGAACTTTTAGAAAAACTGAATGATAAAGTAAAAAAAGCCATAATCATCGGCGCTGTTGGCGTGGTGGTGGTGGTGGGAGCAATTGTGATTGCGCTGTCCATGCGGGAGAAGCCATACGAGGTAATGTTCCCAAGTGTCAGCAGCGAAGAAGCCAAACAGATCATCGGAAAATTACAGGAAGACGGAATTGATTATCAGTATCAAAACGGTGACATTCTGGTACCTACGCCCCAGCTGGATACTACCAGAGCAAAGTTGGTTTCGGAAGGATATCCGAAAAGTGGTTTTACATATGATGTATTCAGAAATAATGTAAATTTGATGACTACGGATTCAGACCGGAGAAGGTTTGAACTTTATGATCTGGAAACCAGAATCGGTTCCACAATTAAGGTCTTTGATGGCGTGCAGGAGGCATATGTAACCTTAGCTTTGGGAGAACCTTCCAAATATGCACTGTCTGATGACAAGACACAGGAGCCCAGCGCCCAGGCTGTTGTGGTTATGAAAGATGGAGGATCTCCGACAGAGGAGCAGGCAAAGTCCATCCAGCTTCTTATATCCAGAAGTATCCCTGGATTGGTTATTGACAATGTCTCTGTATTTGACGGAAACGGACGGGAAGTTACCACTGGTTCCGATGATGAGGACATCAACACCGGCAAGGCTGGAGAAGAAATCACAAGGCTGATCGAAGACCAGATTTCAGCAAAGGTATTAAATGTCCTAGGCCCTGTATACGGAAACGGCAATGTCCGGGTATCTGTAAAAGGCACGGTCAATATGGAAAAGCTGATTCGGGAGAGCATTGTATACAACACACCCGAAAAGATAGATGAACAAGATAAGACAGGTCTTACTTCCGAAGAATCCATATTCAAGGAATATTCCGGAAGTGGGCAGAATGCTTCCGGTGTGGCCGGCTCAGAGGCCAATGCAGACATTCCGCAGTATAATGCGGGTGGAACGGCTGAAGAGAATGCATATGGCTCCAGCAGCCTTACCAGAAAATATCTATTAAACCAGATAAAAGAACAGGGTCAAGTCAATCCTGGAGCTTTGGAAAACCTGACTGTTTCCGTAGTGGTAAATGGAACAGGATTCGGAAGCATGACGATTGACGACATACGGGATCTGGCTGGAAATGCGGCTGGAATCCCTCAGGCAGATCGTGCGGAAAAGATAACTGCCGTGGCGGCGCCATTCTATACTGTGGAGGTACCCAAGGCGCCTGAAACTCCTGTGGAAGCAAGCACCAGCGGCATTTTGGTTAATCAGTGGATTCTGATTGCAGCTCTGGCAGGAGTACTTCTTATCGCTCTGATTATCATTTTGGCGGTGAGAAATAGAAGGAAGAGAAACAATCTTATGGAAGCCATGGAAATCAGCCAGGAAGATGTTCCGGTGCTGCCGGATATGGTGGAACTGCCAGAGGAGGAAGTAGAACAGGAGATTCTGGAGCCTGAAGAAGACAGGGGAGCAGAACTGCGCCAATGCGTCCGCGATTTTGCTGAGCAGAACCCTGAGATATCAGCTCAGCTGCTGAAAACATGGTTGAATGGAGGCGGTAACAATGGTTAA
- the fliG gene encoding flagellar motor switch protein FliG encodes MVNLTPEQKAATVVVSLGVDKASKVYKYLSEDEIEKLTLEVAKLGHVEAEQTEAILDEFYKTCLTQKVVTDGGLEYARTVLEKAFGESTANSLLQKVTQSLKSRSFGFIRKSDVKNLLSVLQHERAQIIALVLSYTNEEMAAQIISELAPEKRMQVVESIARMESASPEGIKIVEEEIKKRFSGILTTDYTSVGGVDYIANVMNHIDRSNEKLIFDELGRKDAELADTIRKKMFVFEDIITMDNRSIQRFIRECDMRDMVYALKNANEQITSVIFSNMSTRMKESIQSDMEVTVNVRLKDVEEAQQRIVGIIRRLEEEGELIINKGGKDDVIV; translated from the coding sequence ATGGTTAATCTAACCCCCGAACAAAAAGCGGCGACAGTGGTTGTTTCACTGGGAGTGGATAAGGCTTCAAAAGTATATAAGTATTTAAGTGAAGACGAGATTGAGAAATTAACCCTTGAAGTGGCAAAGCTTGGACATGTGGAAGCAGAGCAGACGGAAGCCATTTTAGATGAGTTTTACAAGACCTGTCTTACTCAAAAGGTAGTGACTGACGGTGGCCTGGAGTATGCAAGAACTGTTCTGGAAAAAGCCTTCGGCGAAAGTACAGCCAACAGCTTGCTTCAAAAGGTTACACAGTCTCTGAAATCCAGATCTTTTGGATTTATTCGGAAGAGCGATGTAAAGAACTTGCTTTCCGTCCTGCAGCATGAAAGAGCCCAGATCATTGCACTGGTACTTTCTTATACAAATGAAGAGATGGCGGCCCAGATTATTTCAGAGCTTGCCCCTGAAAAGCGCATGCAGGTCGTAGAGTCTATTGCCAGAATGGAAAGTGCATCTCCTGAAGGAATTAAAATTGTGGAAGAGGAGATCAAGAAACGGTTCTCCGGCATCCTTACTACCGACTACACCAGTGTAGGTGGTGTTGATTACATAGCAAACGTCATGAACCACATAGACAGGAGCAACGAAAAGCTCATCTTCGACGAACTAGGAAGAAAGGATGCAGAACTGGCGGATACTATCCGCAAGAAGATGTTCGTATTCGAGGATATCATTACCATGGACAACCGATCTATCCAGCGCTTTATCAGAGAGTGCGATATGCGTGACATGGTCTATGCCCTTAAGAATGCAAACGAGCAGATTACATCAGTTATTTTCTCCAATATGTCAACTCGTATGAAGGAAAGCATCCAGTCCGATATGGAAGTTACAGTTAATGTACGCTTAAAAGATGTAGAAGAGGCTCAGCAGCGGATTGTCGGTATCATTAGACGTCTGGAAGAAGAAGGCGAGCTGATCATCAATAAGGGCGGAAAGGATGATGTCATTGTCTAA
- a CDS encoding FliH/SctL family protein, protein MSNIIKSVQMTDRVLEYGFTREFEDIKVNENGNPETENGQEESAGQEYDRYLQTTELYEDALRKTQVILDQARTDAEDILNQARTDGEKLRAQAMEEGRQAGYDAGYEEGFRKAYEAHKEVLDAREEEFLEAMKNAIESVTKEKEKLLDKYIDDLKKVTLTIAEKVIQTSLRSSGEIIKRMIVAAAGKLKKTQWMKIYVSQRDAGMMIQGDVGLLSELSHISGNIKIIAMDHEEDGACIIELPEEIIDVSVNTQLENIKGILNNARL, encoded by the coding sequence TTGTCTAATATTATAAAGTCCGTGCAGATGACGGATCGTGTTCTGGAATACGGATTTACCAGGGAATTTGAAGATATTAAGGTAAATGAAAACGGGAATCCGGAAACGGAAAATGGGCAGGAGGAGTCTGCGGGCCAAGAATATGACAGGTATCTTCAAACCACAGAATTATACGAAGATGCTTTAAGGAAGACACAGGTGATTTTGGACCAGGCCAGGACGGATGCAGAAGATATCCTCAATCAGGCCAGGACGGACGGGGAAAAACTCCGCGCTCAGGCAATGGAGGAAGGCCGTCAGGCCGGATATGACGCGGGATATGAGGAAGGTTTCCGTAAAGCCTACGAAGCCCATAAAGAGGTCCTTGATGCGCGCGAGGAAGAATTTCTGGAAGCCATGAAAAACGCGATTGAAAGCGTTACGAAAGAAAAAGAAAAGTTACTGGACAAATATATTGACGATTTAAAAAAGGTTACTCTGACGATTGCAGAAAAGGTGATTCAGACCAGTCTGCGCTCTAGCGGAGAGATTATTAAACGCATGATCGTGGCTGCTGCGGGAAAGCTTAAGAAAACCCAGTGGATGAAAATTTATGTATCCCAAAGGGATGCAGGGATGATGATACAGGGAGATGTGGGACTGTTAAGTGAATTGTCTCACATTTCCGGGAATATCAAGATCATTGCTATGGATCATGAGGAGGATGGAGCCTGTATCATTGAGCTTCCGGAGGAGATTATTGATGTCAGCGTGAATACACAGCTGGAAAATATAAAAGGAATACTTAATAACGCCAGACTGTAA
- the fliI gene encoding flagellar protein export ATPase FliI, whose product MFKELTDLITKTETIDHIGKIENIVGMSMEASGGRASIGDIAYIYNEDRQEQIPVEVVGFKDDKIQLMAYENMNGIAAGSFVRNTKRRLKVPVGDFLRGRIIDAKGEPMDGKGPFESPRYYYVENPYINPMTRPPITDKLEFGVKAIDGLNTIGKGQRIGIFAGSGVGKSTLLGMIARNVKADINVVALVGERGREVREFIEKDLGPEGMKRSVLVVATSDQPAMLRMKCPLVATTIAEYFKNQGKDVLLMMDSLTRFAMAQREIGLAIGEPPVARGYTPSIYAEFPKLLERSGNFGQGSITGIYTVLVEGDDTNEPIADTVRGIVDGHIVLSRKLANANHFPAIDVSASISRLMTNIVSEEHRNLASQIRDILSLYEKNEDLISIGAYKSGTNPKLDMAISKIDKINQFLCQGIQEQASYEEVLKKMRMILS is encoded by the coding sequence ATGTTTAAGGAATTGACGGATCTCATTACGAAGACTGAGACAATCGACCATATCGGGAAGATTGAAAACATTGTGGGGATGTCCATGGAAGCCTCTGGAGGAAGGGCCAGTATCGGAGACATAGCCTATATTTACAATGAAGACCGGCAGGAGCAGATACCGGTGGAAGTGGTGGGCTTTAAGGATGACAAAATACAGCTTATGGCCTATGAAAATATGAATGGAATTGCAGCGGGCAGCTTTGTCCGGAATACAAAACGCAGGTTGAAGGTACCGGTAGGAGATTTTTTAAGAGGTCGAATCATCGATGCAAAGGGAGAACCAATGGATGGAAAAGGACCTTTTGAATCTCCCCGGTACTATTACGTAGAAAATCCTTATATCAATCCCATGACCCGTCCACCAATTACGGACAAGCTGGAATTCGGGGTCAAAGCTATTGACGGTTTAAATACGATTGGAAAAGGCCAGCGTATCGGAATATTTGCAGGCAGTGGAGTTGGTAAAAGTACCTTGCTTGGCATGATTGCCAGGAATGTAAAGGCAGATATTAACGTAGTGGCTCTGGTAGGGGAGCGTGGAAGAGAAGTCCGTGAATTTATAGAGAAAGACTTAGGACCGGAAGGAATGAAACGTTCCGTACTGGTGGTGGCCACCTCAGACCAACCGGCGATGCTTCGTATGAAGTGTCCATTGGTTGCCACTACCATAGCTGAATACTTTAAGAATCAGGGCAAGGATGTATTGCTTATGATGGACTCCCTGACCCGGTTTGCTATGGCACAGAGAGAGATAGGACTTGCAATCGGAGAGCCTCCGGTGGCAAGAGGCTATACTCCCTCTATTTATGCGGAGTTTCCAAAGCTGCTAGAACGGAGCGGTAACTTTGGACAAGGTTCCATTACAGGAATCTACACGGTTTTGGTGGAGGGTGATGATACCAATGAGCCCATCGCCGATACGGTAAGGGGGATTGTGGATGGCCATATCGTACTGAGCCGAAAGCTGGCCAATGCCAACCATTTCCCGGCTATTGACGTAAGTGCGAGTATTTCGCGTCTGATGACCAACATCGTTTCAGAGGAACACCGGAACTTAGCTTCCCAGATCCGGGATATATTAAGTCTTTATGAGAAGAATGAGGATCTTATTTCGATTGGTGCTTATAAGAGCGGCACCAACCCAAAGCTTGATATGGCTATATCTAAAATTGATAAGATCAATCAGTTCCTATGTCAGGGAATTCAGGAGCAAGCCAGTTATGAAGAGGTCTTAAAGAAAATGAGGATGATCTTATCATAG
- the fliJ gene encoding flagellar export protein FliJ, which yields MKKFNFPLNTVLNYKDQVLDNLKSEHAQIVDKMVRQEQKVEELSDRRNDACTRFKAEIGKGIAVNMMKEYETYITFMQKKIIAEQGVLQKLQRKEEQKREEVVEARKEVVSIEKLKEKKLLQYNKEVLRSEELFIDEFVSNTTSVHGSR from the coding sequence ATGAAGAAGTTTAATTTTCCACTTAATACAGTATTGAATTATAAGGACCAGGTCCTGGATAATTTAAAGAGTGAACACGCCCAGATCGTGGATAAGATGGTAAGGCAGGAACAAAAGGTTGAGGAATTGTCGGACCGAAGAAATGATGCCTGTACCCGGTTTAAGGCAGAGATAGGTAAGGGCATCGCTGTTAATATGATGAAGGAATATGAAACCTATATTACCTTCATGCAGAAGAAAATTATTGCCGAACAAGGAGTACTTCAGAAGCTGCAAAGAAAAGAAGAGCAAAAGCGGGAGGAAGTGGTGGAGGCCAGAAAAGAAGTGGTTTCCATTGAAAAGCTGAAAGAAAAGAAGCTTTTGCAGTATAACAAAGAGGTTTTGCGAAGCGAAGAACTGTTCATTGATGAGTTTGTTTCCAACACAACCTCAGTACATGGAAGCAGGTAA
- a CDS encoding flagellar hook-length control protein FliK, with amino-acid sequence MTEVKNSSVDLLSRQLTGSRKKGEKAADGLSEFKAMLKSGNQKKDGKSQESEELSDDKLSAAEVSSEAAALAAAAGMAGVQEPEEKFQMAGQKPADQIMETIEAVETTTLVPEENGNIQTMDSFLALDRFRFQKLAENSMGTESPANENLETLTNHSKEMPEPPFTEAAMQKTDEKNPVIQDIAGQIPESAESSKGKKDNLPLQPLMKAAENVSDSVEEEPTVTLQRSGTQEKPCPEEDQDNIQKNLPEKSFEPVRYWNGSVEKSEEVHMSVSADHSKELEAKLSEQILKQIRDGNGELDIQLEPHNLGKIRIRISYEDNQISVSLLCTESRTLKLLSQSAGDLGSILESNLERPFQVLVDKQEPDYLNQQQEQGGRQGQQEHHQESQREENREDFIQKLRLGIFESESTEESGVGYR; translated from the coding sequence ATGACAGAAGTAAAAAACAGCAGTGTGGATTTGTTATCCAGACAGCTGACTGGCAGTAGGAAAAAGGGAGAAAAGGCAGCTGATGGCCTATCCGAATTTAAGGCCATGTTAAAAAGCGGCAATCAAAAGAAGGATGGAAAAAGTCAGGAATCAGAGGAACTTTCTGATGATAAGCTGTCTGCGGCAGAAGTGTCGTCGGAGGCCGCGGCTTTGGCTGCAGCCGCTGGAATGGCAGGAGTCCAGGAGCCTGAGGAAAAGTTTCAAATGGCAGGGCAGAAACCGGCGGACCAAATTATGGAAACCATCGAAGCGGTTGAAACGACCACTTTAGTACCGGAAGAAAACGGAAACATTCAGACGATGGATTCGTTCCTTGCTTTGGATCGGTTCCGTTTTCAGAAGCTGGCAGAAAACAGCATGGGAACAGAAAGTCCTGCAAATGAAAACCTGGAAACCTTGACGAACCATTCAAAGGAAATGCCGGAACCCCCTTTTACGGAAGCGGCGATGCAAAAAACAGATGAGAAGAATCCTGTAATTCAGGATATTGCCGGACAGATTCCGGAATCAGCTGAAAGCTCGAAGGGGAAAAAGGATAATTTACCGTTGCAGCCGCTAATGAAGGCAGCAGAGAACGTTTCAGATTCCGTAGAAGAAGAACCGACGGTAACCCTTCAGAGGAGCGGTACACAGGAAAAGCCATGCCCTGAAGAAGATCAGGATAATATCCAGAAAAACCTTCCGGAAAAGTCTTTTGAGCCTGTACGTTACTGGAATGGTTCTGTTGAAAAATCTGAGGAAGTCCATATGTCTGTAAGTGCAGATCATTCGAAAGAATTGGAAGCAAAGCTGTCGGAACAGATTTTAAAACAGATTCGAGATGGAAATGGGGAACTGGATATCCAATTGGAGCCTCATAACCTCGGAAAAATCCGGATCAGAATTTCCTATGAGGATAATCAGATCAGTGTTTCCCTTCTATGTACCGAGAGCAGAACTTTAAAGCTTTTATCCCAGTCAGCGGGCGATTTAGGCTCCATTCTGGAATCTAATTTAGAACGGCCCTTCCAGGTTCTGGTAGACAAGCAGGAACCTGATTACTTAAACCAGCAGCAGGAACAGGGCGGCAGACAGGGACAGCAAGAACATCATCAGGAAAGCCAGAGGGAAGAAAACCGCGAGGACTTTATACAAAAGCTTAGGCTTGGGATTTTTGAGTCGGAAAGCACTGAAGAAAGCGGCGTTGGTTACAGATAA
- a CDS encoding flagellar hook assembly protein FlgD yields the protein MANVNGVNSNNYLEAFKERAKSTSNSELTTEGFFKLLAAQLQNQDMSNPMDNSEMMTQMTQIAMMQAMNNFSTAMGDFAQVNTINYGTSMMGKEVMVGVQEKNGSIKKITGTVTRVDIFGGVPTLYIDDDEKTGYPVSSIMSVYEKGHKPPEDVKDPDKDDGVKDPDTDNNIDETVDPDGDDIPDAGTD from the coding sequence ATGGCAAATGTAAATGGAGTTAATTCGAATAATTATCTGGAAGCTTTTAAGGAAAGGGCGAAATCCACCAGTAACAGTGAATTGACAACAGAGGGATTTTTCAAGCTTTTGGCAGCACAGCTTCAAAACCAGGACATGTCAAACCCAATGGATAACTCAGAGATGATGACTCAGATGACTCAGATCGCCATGATGCAGGCTATGAACAACTTCTCCACTGCAATGGGGGATTTTGCCCAGGTCAATACAATCAATTATGGAACCTCCATGATGGGAAAAGAAGTTATGGTTGGAGTCCAGGAGAAGAACGGATCAATTAAAAAAATCACGGGAACTGTGACGAGAGTGGATATTTTTGGTGGTGTGCCAACCCTTTACATCGACGACGATGAAAAGACAGGCTATCCGGTTTCCAGCATCATGTCAGTTTATGAAAAAGGGCATAAACCTCCGGAAGATGTGAAGGATCCAGACAAGGACGATGGAGTGAAGGATCCGGATACCGATAATAATATCGATGAAACTGTTGATCCGGATGGAGATGATATACCCGATGCCGGTACCGATTAA
- a CDS encoding TIGR02530 family flagellar biosynthesis protein produces MLGKINQHEELRQLKLRNAAAISKPAGSFNEILQNRIEKQEGLQFSRHATERVNQRGIEMSDSFLQDLQSAVEKARLKGAKDVVIISDRGAFIVNVPNNTVVTTMSGNEMKENIFTNIDSAVLL; encoded by the coding sequence ATGCTAGGCAAAATAAATCAACATGAGGAACTGAGGCAGCTAAAGCTGCGGAATGCTGCTGCAATATCAAAACCAGCAGGCAGCTTTAATGAGATACTTCAAAACAGGATTGAGAAACAGGAGGGGCTTCAGTTTTCCCGCCATGCAACCGAGCGGGTCAATCAGCGCGGAATTGAAATGTCGGATTCATTTTTACAGGATTTGCAGTCCGCAGTGGAAAAAGCCCGTTTAAAAGGTGCAAAGGACGTGGTGATTATCAGTGACAGGGGAGCATTTATTGTCAATGTGCCTAATAATACCGTGGTAACAACCATGTCAGGAAATGAAATGAAAGAAAACATTTTTACAAATATTGACAGCGCTGTCCTATTATAG
- a CDS encoding flagellar hook-basal body complex protein has translation MVKSMFAGVAGLRTHQAKMDVIGNNIANVNTWGFKAGTMSFKDTMYMNTSSSSKGSTAAGGYGGTNANQVGYGVTTGSITYDFSMGSPSPSARGLDCYIDGTGFYIVGPMVGDGEGFSLEESDVISSKGLSLSRVGKFTVDNQGYLVDDSGNYIYGFSNTSSDYSSGESFDTTSLKPLRIPMESDVATIGNKTAAERVNEARKALEEARANLSKLNLEMGKAREEYIAADKAYGDKSTSLDIKTLTTNRDDAKTAMEKAYAEWLDGKNDPAHADDLKNAYDTARTAYEKTVYKLIVGQAELRAPKTLADNASKMPGVWDAYEAALATYNASGTTTDKEALDTARKELDELQSALSKIEPDSLEGKRDTANQAVKKAEAMVKAAENEVTKAENNLEAAMKDSTSTEVGNADAGEGLAKLTNYAVQQDGTLVGSSENGATVIIGKIALAGVQNVNGLEKTSGYYYVPGSNAGNISIYEAGGVQGRIMGNYLEMAKVDLATEMTDMITTQRGFQANSKIITVTDQMLEELVNIKR, from the coding sequence ATGGTCAAATCAATGTTTGCCGGTGTGGCAGGTCTTAGAACTCACCAGGCCAAAATGGATGTTATCGGTAATAATATAGCTAACGTGAATACATGGGGATTTAAGGCGGGCACCATGTCCTTTAAAGACACCATGTACATGAACACTTCATCCAGCTCAAAAGGCAGCACAGCTGCCGGCGGCTATGGAGGAACCAATGCAAATCAGGTAGGATATGGCGTAACTACCGGAAGCATTACCTATGATTTCTCAATGGGAAGCCCGTCACCTTCTGCCAGAGGACTTGACTGCTATATTGACGGTACAGGATTTTATATTGTAGGTCCAATGGTTGGGGACGGAGAGGGTTTTTCCCTGGAGGAATCAGATGTCATTTCCTCTAAAGGTCTGTCTCTATCCAGAGTAGGGAAATTTACTGTGGATAATCAGGGGTATCTGGTTGATGATTCAGGAAATTATATATATGGATTTTCAAATACCAGCAGCGATTATTCCAGCGGGGAAAGTTTTGATACCACATCATTAAAACCACTGAGGATTCCCATGGAATCAGATGTAGCAACGATAGGTAATAAGACTGCAGCGGAACGGGTAAATGAAGCAAGAAAAGCTCTTGAGGAAGCGAGAGCAAACTTAAGCAAATTGAATTTGGAAATGGGAAAAGCAAGAGAAGAATATATTGCGGCAGATAAGGCGTATGGGGATAAAAGTACTTCGCTGGATATTAAAACATTAACGACAAATCGTGATGATGCTAAGACAGCTATGGAAAAGGCTTATGCGGAATGGCTGGATGGCAAAAATGATCCGGCACATGCTGATGATCTGAAGAATGCTTATGACACGGCGAGAACGGCTTATGAGAAAACAGTATATAAGCTGATCGTGGGCCAGGCGGAACTTCGTGCGCCGAAGACACTGGCGGATAATGCCTCAAAGATGCCTGGCGTCTGGGATGCTTATGAGGCAGCTCTTGCTACTTATAATGCCAGTGGTACTACAACAGACAAGGAAGCATTGGATACGGCGAGGAAAGAGCTGGATGAACTTCAGTCGGCTTTAAGCAAAATTGAACCTGATTCTCTTGAGGGCAAAAGGGATACCGCCAACCAGGCTGTAAAGAAGGCCGAAGCTATGGTAAAAGCAGCTGAAAATGAGGTAACAAAAGCCGAAAATAATCTGGAAGCAGCTATGAAAGATTCTACTAGTACGGAGGTGGGCAATGCTGATGCAGGCGAAGGACTTGCCAAACTGACCAACTATGCAGTTCAGCAGGACGGTACCTTAGTCGGTAGTTCCGAGAATGGCGCTACAGTTATCATCGGCAAGATTGCCTTAGCGGGTGTTCAGAATGTCAACGGTCTGGAAAAAACCTCAGGCTATTATTATGTCCCAGGCAGTAATGCCGGCAACATCAGCATTTATGAAGCCGGTGGCGTCCAGGGCCGGATCATGGGAAATTATCTGGAAATGGCCAAGGTAGACCTTGCGACTGAGATGACAGATATGATCACTACACAAAGAGGATTCCAGGCCAACTCTAAAATCATTACAGTAACGGATCAGATGCTGGAAGAACTGGTTAATATTAAGCGGTAA
- a CDS encoding flagellar FlbD family protein — MICLTRLNDEEFVINCNQIERIETIPESNVIMVNGKHYVVKESVDEIIDRVIEFQAQIYARAQKKNV, encoded by the coding sequence ATGATTTGTCTTACAAGGCTGAATGATGAAGAATTTGTAATCAATTGCAATCAGATTGAGCGGATTGAGACCATACCGGAGTCCAATGTAATTATGGTGAATGGAAAACATTATGTGGTAAAAGAAAGTGTTGATGAGATCATTGATCGGGTGATTGAATTCCAGGCTCAAATATATGCGCGTGCGCAGAAAAAGAACGTTTAA